ATACGAATTTACTATTTCTTTATCATGATCCTTCCCTTGTTCCGATACAATGTTTTTTATACAAGAAGCATAATGACAAAGCAGTTTAGAACAAAAATCATAATTTTTTTCTAATGCAAAATCTTTGTATACAACTGAAGATCTATCATTTAAAATTTTATCAATAATTTTATTTTCATACAGCTCTTTACAAGTCGCGCTCACTCTTTTTATTGACTGAAAATCACAATAACTAATAATATGCGCATATATATCTTTAGGCACTAAAATAGAAGAGAAAACAACTTCTTTATTCATGCTACATAGCATATTCGAATAAAAAACAAAAAATATAAAAAAAGTAAATTTCAACATCTATCCACGTATATAATGTTTTAGTACAATCAGTAAGAAAAAAAGGCTAATAATGTTATTTATGCACTTCGAAGTTGAATTGCGATATATAATAAAGGAGCTACGGTGAAAAAGCATATTTTACGCAATATTATATTTTTTGGTATCATTACCTC
This window of the Candidatus Babeliales bacterium genome carries:
- a CDS encoding F-box protein, whose translation is MNKEVVFSSILVPKDIYAHIISYCDFQSIKRVSATCKELYENKIIDKILNDRSSVVYKDFALEKNYDFCSKLLCHYASCIKNIVSEQGKDHDKEIVNSY